Proteins encoded together in one Microcebus murinus isolate Inina chromosome 16, M.murinus_Inina_mat1.0, whole genome shotgun sequence window:
- the PDCD5 gene encoding programmed cell death protein 5, translating into MADEELDALRKQRLAELQAKHGDPGDAAQQEAKHREAEMRNSILAQVLDQSARARLSNLALVKPEKTKAVENYLIQMARYGQLSGKVSEQGLIEILEKVSQQTEKKTTVKFNRRKVMDSDEEDDY; encoded by the exons ATGGCGGACGAGGAGCTGGACGCGctgaggaagcagaggctggcCGAGCTGCAGGCGAAGCACGGG gatccTGGCGATGCAGCTCAACAGGAAGCCAAGCACAG ggaAGCAGAAATGAGAAACAGTATCTTGGCCCAAGTTCTGGATCAGTCAGCACGGGCCAGGT taagtAACTTAGCACTTGTAAAGCCTGAAAAAACTAAAGCAGTAGAGAATTACCTTATACAGATGGCAAGATATGGACAACTAAGTGGGAAG gtGTCAGAACAAGGTTTAATAGAAATCCTTGAAAAAGTAAGccaacaaacagaaaagaaaacaacagttaAA TTTAACAGAAGAAAAGTAATGGACTCTGATGAAGAGGATGATTATTGA